Sequence from the Streptomyces sp. NBC_00440 genome:
GCCGCCACCGCCGCCAAGTGGCTCGCGGAGAACGGCTGACCCATGCCACACTGAACACTTCTGACGTTCCGTCAGATAGCTGATGCCGGGAGGGGTTTTGACGCGCACCCGCACACCCGTGGTGGCCGGATGGTTCACGGCCGATGCCGGGGAGGACGACTTCCGGCTGCTGGGCACCCGGTGCTCGGCCTGTTCCGCCGTCTTCTTCCCGCGCGAGGACACCTTCTGCCGTAATCCCGGCTGTCAGGGCGGGGAGTTGGCGGAGGTGCCGCTCTCCAAGCGTGGCCGCGTCTGGTCGTACACCGACGGCCGGTACCGGCCGCCCGCGCCGTACGTCTCGGATCCCGGCGTGGAGTGGGAGCCGTACACCCTGGTCGCCGTCGAGCTCGAAGCGGAGGGCATGGTCGTGCTCGGGCAGGCCGCACCGGGCGTGGCACTCACGGATCTGGCCGTCGGCGCCGTCGTCGAAGCCGTGCCCGGCGTGCTCAACGAGGACACGGACACCACCTGGACCACCTGGCACTGGCGACCGGTGCGGACACCGGAGGCGCGCTCATGAGCGGCGACATAGCGGTCCTGGGTGCCGGGATGCACCCGTGGGGCAAGTGGGGGCGGAGCTTCGTCGAGTACGGGACCGCAGCGGCCCGTACCGCGCTGGCGGACGCCGGGATCGACTGGCAGGACGTGCAGTCGGTGGTCGGCGCGGACACGGTGCGCTGCGGCTATCCCGGGTACGTGGCGGGGGCGACCTTCGCGCGGGCGCTCGGGTGGCAGGGAGCGCGTGTCACCAGCGTGTACGCGGCCTGCGCCTCCGGGGCGCAGGCCATCAGCACGGCCAGGGCCCAGATCCTCGCCGGGATGGCGGATGTGGCGCTGGTGGTCGGCGCGGACTCCGCGCCGAAGGGGTTCTTCGCCCCTGCGGGCGGTGAGCGGCCCGACGACCCGGACTGGCTGCGGTTCCGGGTGCTGGGCGCCACCAACCCGGCGTACTTCGCGCTGTACGCCCGCCGCCGGATGGCCGTGCACGGCGACACCCTCGAAGACTTCGCACGGGTGAAGGTCAAGAACGCGGCGGCGGGTGTGCTCAACCCCAGCGCCCGTTACCGCAGGCCGGTCAGTCTCGACGACGTGGCCGCGTCCCCGGTGGTCGCCGACCCGCTGCGGCTGCTCGACATCTGTGCGACCTCCGACGGCGCGGCCGCTCTCGTACTCACCAGCATGGCGTTCGCGCGCCGGCACGGGGTGGCCGACCCCGTCCGTATCCGTGCGGTGTCCACCGTCACGCCGACCTACCCGAGGACCGTCCTCGACCTGCCGGACATCGCCACCGACTCGTCCACCGCAGTGGCGGCCCCCGCGGAGTCCTTCCGCGCCTCCATCGCACGGGCGGCGTACGAGGAAGCGGGCATCGGCCCCGAGGACATCTCGCTGGCCGAGGTCTACGACCTGTCGACCGCCCTGGAGCTGGAGTGGTACGAGGACATCGGGCTCTGCGCACCGGGCGAGGGCGCGAAGCTCGTACGGGAGGGTGCCACCGCGCTCGGCGGGCGCATACCGGTCAACACCAGCGGCGGTCTGGCCTCCTTCGGTGAGGCGGTGCCCGCCCAGGCCATCGCGCAGGTCTGCGAAGTGACCTGGCAGCTGCGCGGCCGGGCCGGCACGCGTCAGGTGCCGGGGGCGCGGGCCGCGATCACCGCCAACCAGGGGCTGTTCGGGCACGGATCGTCGGTGATCGCCGTCCGCTGAGCGGCTGTCGTGCTGAAACCAGGACGGAACCAGGACGGAACCAGCTGAACCAGAACTGGACCGGGCCGGGGCGTACGGCTCAGGTGACGGCGTGCGCGCGGGCTCCGGAGGCGAGGGCCATGGCGTGCTCCACGACGGCCACCAGGACCTCCTTGACCGTCTCGCGCTCCCGCGCGTCACACATCAGGACGGGCACTTCGGGGTCGAGGTCGAGCGCCGACCGTACGGTCTCCCCCGGGTAACGGTCCGCATCGTCGAAGCAGTTGACCGCCACGGTGAACGGGATGGAGCGCCGCTCGAAGTAGTCGACGGCCGCGAAGCAGTCCTCTAAGCGGCGGGTGTCGGCGAGGACGACCGCTCCCAGCGCGCCCTGCGCCAGCTCGTCCCAGAGGAACCAGAAGCGGTCCTGGCCCGGTGTGCCGAACAGATAGAGGACGAGGTCCTCCTTGAGCGTGATGCGGCCGAAGTCCATGGCGACCGTGGTGGTGGTCTTCTGCTCCACACCGTCGGTGGAGTCCACCGGGCGGCCCGCCTCGCTCAGGGTCTCCTCGGTGCGCAGCGGTCTGATCTCGCTGACCGCGCCCACCAGGGTGGTCTTCCCCACGCCGAAGCCGCCCGCCACCAGGATCTTGAGGGTCACCGGCTCGACGAACTGCTGGTTGCGGCTAGAGCGCCCGAAGGCCATTGATTACCTCGCGAAGAATGCTGACGTCCGGCAGTTCCGCCGGCGGTACTGGCTGGGTGACACGGACGAGTTCGTCGTCGACGAGGTCGCCGACCAGGACCCGCACCACCCCTACGGGCAGGTCGAAGTCGGCGGCGAGTTCGGCGATGGACTGCGGTGCGGTGCTGCACCGTTCGACGATGTCCACATGCTCGGGCGAGAGCGTCTGGTCCCTGCCCGTATCCTCGGCGGCCGGCTCGGGGATGACCAGCGCGATCAGGTCGAGGCGGTGGCCGCCGTCCGAGCCGGTACGGCCGCGCGTCATGGCGTACGGCCGGACCACGGGGCCCGCGTCGTCGTCGAACCAGTGGTGCGCCGGTGGCCGGCCCGCGTCGCTCATGGCGTTCTCCTCACCCTCCTGCGGTGAGCCCGCTCCGCGGGGCCGTCGCGAGGTGGGCGCCGACCCGCTTCACCATCAGCGTCATCTCGTACGCCACCAGGCCGACGTCGGAGTCCGCGTCGGACAGCACGGCCAGGCAGCTGCCGTCGCCGGCCGCCGTGATGAAGAGGAAGGCCTCGTCCAGCTCCACCACGGTCTGGCGGACCTTGCCGGCCTCGAAGTGGCGTCCGACGCCCTTGGCCAGGCTGTGGAAGCCGGAGGCGACGGCCGCCAGGTGCTCGCCGTCCTCCCGGGTCAGGTCCTTCGAAGTGCCGGTCGCCAGGCCGTCTCCCGAGAGGACCAGCGCCTTGCGGATGCTGCCGACCCGGTCGACGAGCTCGTCGAGGAGCCAGTTGAGCTCGCCGGGGCCCCCTGCGGCGTTATGTGCTGCTGCGTTCGGTACGGTCATCGACCGGTCCCCTCCGATGTGGTTCCTGGTGCTGTGTCGGCCGGTCCGGTGCCGACTGCGGCTGATTCTGCCGAGTCCTGTGCGGAGTTGTCGCGGCGGCCCCGCTGCCAGCCACGCTGGAGCGATGCCATCCGGCTGCGTACCTCGTCCGCGTCGCGTTCGTCGTCGTCGTCCGCGGCATCCGGCTCGACTGCGGGCACACCCCTCAGCTGCGGGGCCAGATTCGCCTGGCGCACCCGGCGCGGCAACCCGCCGGGGCCTGCCACCGGGGGGCCGGTACGCGGGGGCTGGGGCTGCGGGGGCCGGGACTGTGGGCGGTCCGACTGTGGGCGGTCGGTCTCAGCCCTCGACGGTTCGGCCCGGCGCGGTTCGGTCCGGCGCTGCGGGAGTTCGGTCCGGCGCGGTTCGGCCCGCCGGGGCTCGCGCTGCGGGAGTTCGGTCCGCCGGGGCTCGGTCCGCGACGGTTCGGTCCGTGACGGTTCCGGGATGTCGACCCTGCGCCCGTGGTCCGAGACCAGAGTCGGCTGTCCGGGTTTGCGGCGCCGGGGCAGTCCGACCGGGCCTGCGGGACGTGTCGCGCTCTGCGGCGCCGCTCCTTCGTCGGGGGTCTGCTGGTGCTGGTCGGGCGCCGGGGCCACTGCGCGGTTGCGGAAGATCCCGCCCGGCACGCTGTCCTCGTCGTCCAGGTCCGCCGTGTCGTCGAAGGTCAACGCGTCGACGGGCGGCTCCAGTTCGACCGGCCCGTCGATCACGGACACCGGTGTACGACCCGCGGCCGGCACCGGCGCGAGCCCGGAGCGCGATCCGGACCGGTGGGCGGACCGGCGGTCGGAGCGGAATCCGGCGCCATCGGCCCCGGATCCGGCGGCCGTGCCGTCGGCGTCCGGGGCATCGGTGTCCGGAGCATCGGTGAGCAGCGCCACCGGGATGAAGATGACGGCGGTGGTGCCGCCGTACGGTGAGGGCTGGAGCGAGACCCGCACGTTCTGCCGCTGCGCGAGCCTGCTCACCACGAAGAGGCCGAGGCGGTCGGTGTCCGACAGCTCGAACTCGGGGGTCTCGGCGAGACGGAGGTTGGCGTCGAGCAGCGCGTCGGGCGCGATCCCGAGTCCGCGGTCGTGGATCTCCAGGGTGAAGCCGTTGGCGACCCGCTCGCCCAGCACCTGCACCGCCGTGTGCGGAGGTGAGAACACCGTGGCGTTCTCCAGGAGTTCGGCGATGAGGTGCGTGAGGTCGGCGACGGCCGGGCCGCCGACCCCGATCCTCGGCAGCCGCCGTACCTCGACCCGCTCGTAGTCCTCGACCTCAGCGACCGCCGCGCGTACCACGTCCATCAGCTGGACCGGCTTGCGCCACTGCCGGGACGGGGAAGCTCCGGAGAGGATCACCAGGCCCTCGGCGTGCCGCCGCATCCGGGTGGTGAGGTGGTCGAGCCGGAACAGGTCGGCGAGTTCCTCGGTGTCCTCCGTACGGCGCTCCATGGCGTCCAGCAGCGTCAGCTGGCGGTGCAGCAGGACCTGGTTGCGGCGGGCCAGGTTGACGAAGACGTCGGAGACCCCGCGGCGCAGGTCCGCCTGGCGCACGGCTGCTTCGACGGCGGCCCGCTGGACGGTGTTGAGGGCCAGGCCGACCTGGCCGACCTCGTCCTTCGCGTACTCCAGGCGCGGCGCCTCGGTGTCGATGTCGACCTGCTCCCCGGCGGCGAGCCGGCGCATCACAGCGGGCAGCCGCACCCCGGAGACCTCATGGGCCTCCTTGCGCAGCCGGCTGAGGTCGCGGATCAGTTCACGCCCGATGCGCACGGACACCACCAGGGACACCAGCAGTCCGCCGATGCCGAGCAGCGCGGCGATCGCGGCCTTGGCGAAGACGCCGACGGCGGCGGGCCTCACCCGGCCCAGGAAGTCCTTGCGGGCGTCGGTTGCCAGCGTGTCGAGATGGCTGAGCGTGCGGTCGGCGTCCGTGCTCCAGCGGGACGCTGATCCGGTGATGGTGGAGCTGCCGGGGTTCTTGTCGATTGCCGTGGATTCGGCGGTGCGTACCGGGATGGTCGCGGGTCCGCTCCAGTAGGCGTTGAACGCGTCGCTCGCCCCGCCCGGCAGCGAGGGCAGGCTGACCGTGTAGTACATCTTGCGGGCGGTGACGAGGTCCGAGATGTCACGCAGGTCCCTGGAGTCGAGCCGTCCGGATGTCAGGGCGGAGCCGAGGAGCGCGTCCTCCCGCGAGAGGGACTCACGGGCCCGGGTGACACCGACGAGGCCGCGCGCCTCCTTGTCGAGGCCGGAGTTCTGCAGGGTGGGCAGGCCGGCCAGGAAGTCGAGCGCCTGGTCGCAGAGCCGGTTGTACTGGTCGTACGCCTCGCGGCGGGTCACCTCGTGGTCGCCGGCGTTCTGCCGCAGCGAGCCGAGTCCGGCGAACCCGTCCAGCACCGTACGCAGCTGCCGTTCGGAGTTCCCGCCCAGCGCGGAACGGGCGTCGCTCCGCGCTGCGCCACGGCGCAGCTGGGCGACGGCCGCATCGGTGTCGGCGCGCTGGGTGCGCAGTTCGGACTGGATGTCCGAGGCTCCCGGATCGACCAGCTGGCGCAGGGTCAGGGAACGTTCCTTCTCGACCGACTGGAGGGAAGCGGTGAGCGGGTGCGCCACGCTCTTGTAGACGGTTCCCGTGCGCATCAGTTGCAGGGCGTCCCGGCCGGTGACGTAGACGGAGAACGTCCAGATCGCCGTCAACGCGACAAGTGGGACCAGCAACAGCGCCACGATCTTCCTGCGGATGGACTTCCCGCGAAAGCGCATGGCCTCCCCCAGCTCAACCCCGCCCGGCGGGGGTGGTGTTCCGTCAACAAACGGCGTGAGCCTACTACTGCCGCACAAGCAACTCGAAGGGACGTCCGGACTATTTTCGGCCGCCCGTAGGGGAGTTGATCATGCCATGTCCTGGTATCCCAGCAGATCGTCTTCCCTGATCCGGTCAGATAACCCTGACAGGACAGCACTTTCCACACCTTCTCAGATGGCTGGAATTCTATGGGTTGCGGGAATCTTTGACGGCAGTTCTTCGTCCTTCCGTACGAGGGGCGCACCACGGGCGGGGACGCTTGAACCGACCCAAGCCGGGCATCCGTTCTGGAGTCGGACAGCGCCGAGGCGTGAAGGTCGAGGGTGAAGAGAGCATGACCATCGAAGAGGGCGAGGCCCCCCTGCGGACGCTGTGGGTCGAGGAGCCGGTCGGACGGTACCGGCTGCCGGATCCGGTGCGCGGAAGCGCGGTGCGTGCCGTGCTCATCGTGTCCGTGACGCTGATCCAGGCGGTGACGGCCTTCCTCTCCACCGTGGCGGGCTCCTGGCTGGCCTTCCCGATGGTGCTGAGCAGTGTGGCGAGTACGGTCGTCGCGACCTGGGCGGTGCTGGACGTCTGGATCACCCGGCAGGTGTGGAACCAGCGCCATGGTGTGACGTCCGTTCCCAGCAGCACCGCCCGCCGACTCCGCAAGGAGCGGCGGGCGGCCCGGCGTTCGGCGCGGCGTTCGGCCCCTCGGCAGGAGGGGGACGCCGAGCGGATACGTACGAAACGCTCCGCCCGGCTGTCGCCCCAGCCCTGAGCCGGCCGGTCCTGAACCAGCCGGCCCTGAGCCGAACCGCCCTGAACCGGCAGGCCCTGAGCCGAACCGCCCTGAGCCGGCCCGGAGGGCCAGGACGACTGAGACGGCCAGGACGGCTGAGACGGCTGAGACGGCTAGGACGGCTGGGCGCTCTGTGCCGCCTGGGCCCGTTTGAACATCCGGGTCGCGGTGATCTCGCCGTGCACCTGCTCCCCACCGGGGTCCTGCTGCGGGAGACCCGGCCGCAGATGCTCCTCCACGCTGATGTACTTCAGCCCCGCCCTGAGATCCGCGTCATTGCGCAACCTGATGACCAGCGGGAATTCGGCGAGCGCCGTGGTGTCGAAAAGCCCCGTCGTATAGAGCAGCTGGACGCCGAGAGCATCGGAGACGGCGCGCTGGAGCTCCAGCAGATAGGTGGCGTTCGCCCGGCCGATCGGGTTGTCGAGGAAGAGCGTGCCCGCGTGCCGGTGCCTGTCCCGGCCACGGTCGTTGCTGCGCAGGGCGGCCATCGTGCAGTAGAGGGCGATGGCCGCGGTGAGCAGCTGTCCGCCGGAGAACACATCTCCCATCTGCCCCACCGGGACCCGCTCGGCCCGGAGCACCGCGTCCGGCTTGAGGATCTCGACGGCCACGCCCCTGGGTTCGAGCGCCGCCTGGACGGCCCGCAGCAGCAGTGACATCCCGTCCCTGCGCAGATCGGAGTTCTTCTTCAGGGCCGCCCTGGTCGCCTCGTCGACGACCTCACCGAGCCGTTCGGCAAGGGTGGCCTGGTCGGGCTCCTCGAAACGGATGCGCAGGAACTCCTGGCCCGACCACTCCCCGAGGCCTTCGGGCAGCCGGGAGAGCCGCTGGGCGGAGCGCAGTGTGGTGAGCGCGGACTCCACCAGGCCGCGCAGCCGGTCGACGATCGAGTCCCGGTTGCGCTCCAGCTGCTCCAGTTCGTCGGTGAGCACCCGCAGCCGGGGCGCGAAGGCCGCCGCCCACTTCTCGGCGTGCTCCGGGAGCGCGGCGGCGGGCAGTTCACGGATCTGCTGGCGTGCCGGGGTGCGGACCTGCTCGTAGCGGGTGGCGTTGGCATGCCGTACGAGGATGTCACTCGCCTCCCGCACGGCCGACTCGGCCGCCGACAGGTCGCCGGCGCAGGCACGCAGTGAGCGGCGGGCCTCAGCTGCCGACTCCCTGGCCTCCTCCTGGCTGCCGGGATACGGCTCGGGCGGCGCGGATTCGGCGCCCTCGTCGTCCTGGTGCGGGTCGCGGAGCAGGTCCCGCAGCAGGGCGGCCGACTCGTCGAATCCGCCCGCCGCGTCCTCCGACGCCCGGTGGGCGCGCAGCAGTTCGGCGTGGGCCGCGCGGGAGGTCTCCAACGCGTCGGTGCGGGAGCCCAGTTCTGCCGTGGCGGTCCGCAGCAGGGTCTGTGCGGCGTCCGCGTCGGCCGGTACCAGTGCGTCGGGCAGCTCGGTGTGGGCGTCCGCACCGTCCGCGGGCGCGAGCCGTTCGGCCTCGCCGCGCAGCCGGCCGAGCTGTTCGCTGGCGGTCGACGCGCGTGTCTCCAGCATCTGGACGAGCGACTCCGCGCGGGCCGCGGCTGCCTGCCGGGACGGGCCGTCGGCGCCGTCGGTCGATTCGAGCAGCTGGGAGGCGCGGGTACGGACCTTGTTGGAGAGCCGGTCGAGCTCGGCGCGGGCCGCGCTCTCGTCGCTCTCGGCCCTGGCCTGTTCGGCCCGGAGGTCGGCTCCGACGCCGACCTTCTCGTACAGCTGCGATGCGGCACGGTAGGCCTCCCGCAGGGCCGGCAGTGCGGAGCGCTGTGCGCCCGCTTCCGGTTCGGGCAGGTCCTCGGGCACTCCGGCGATTTCGGACCGTTCGGCCCGCAGCGCGCGGGCGGTGCGGCGCGCGTCGTCGGCGGCCCGCTGGGCGGCCCTGCGGTCCTCGTCGGCGGCCCTGGCACGCTCCAGGCAGGCCGCGGCCCGGGTTTCCGACTCGGCCGCCTCGTCGCCCAGTTCGCGCAGGGTGACCTGCCAGCCCGCCCGTTCGCGGAGCCGGAAGGCCAGTCCGGAGAGCGCGTCGGCCACTCGCCGGGCGCGCTGTGCGGCGTCCTGGCGTTCGTCGCGCACCCGGGCGGCGTCGGCGGCAGCCTCGTCCGCCTCGGCCCGGGCCGTACGGGCTTCCTCAAGTGCGGCGGTGGCGGTCCCGGCCGCTTCCTCCGCGCTGCTCGCGGCAGCGGCCAGTTCGTCGAGCGTCCCGGGCGGGCAGGCGGACCGCCAGGAGCCGAGCCGGGCGGCGAGCGTCCGGTCGCCGCCCAGCCGGGCAGCGAGCGTGCGGATCTCCTCGTCGCGCCGGCCCGCACGGGAGCGCAGCGCCTGCCGTTCCTCGTCGGCGGCGTGCTCGTCGTGCATGGCCGGGTTCGGCGGTACGAGGAACACGTCACCGTCGCCTGTTCCGGACGGGCCGGGGCCCGGTACCGGTGCCAGCAGCGCGGACGCGGTGCCGACGGCGACCGCGGAGCGCGGGAGCAGGGCGGCCCCGCTCAGCACGGAGCGGGCCCGGCTGTGTGCGGCCGGGTCGGTGATCACCACACCGTCGACCAGCTCCGGGCGGGCGGCCAGCACCGCCGCGTGGTCGGCGGGGTCCACCGCCTGGGCGAGATAGCGCCAGCCGGGCAGTGCGGGGATACCGTGCTCGCCCAGGAATTCGACGGTGGCAAGGACATCGGGTCCCGGCGGCAGCAGCCCACCGTCACCCAGTGCGCCGAGGATGCGGGAGTCGTCCGCGGCGGCGGTGCGCAGCTCGAAGAGCTGGCGTTCGGCCGATGCGACGCCCCCGTCGAGAAGTTCCTTGAGCTCTTCCGCGTTGCGGTCCAGCTCGGCTGCGGTGAGCCGGCCGCTGGTCAGGGTGCCGGCATGACTCTCCGGTGCGCGGGCGGCTGCGGCGGCCTGTGCGTCCTGCGGCCCGGCGGTTCCGGAGGCCCCTGCCCCGGTCTCGTCGGCCTGGCCTGCGCCGGTCCCTCTCCGGGGCCGGTCCGCTTCCTGCGGCGTGGATCCGCTGCGGGGCTGGGGCAGCCCCGCAGTCGTGACCGATGCCGGTGTTGATGCCGGTGCAGATACCCATGCGGATACGGGTGTTGATGCCGGGGGCAAGCTCAGCAGTTCGGCCAGCCGGGGCTCCGCCGCGATGGAGTCGGCGGTGCGCAGCTCCGCCTCGTACGCCTGCTCGGCGGCCCGCGCAGCGTCCGCGGCCCGGGCGGCGGCGAGGTCGGCCCGGCTCTCCCGGGAGGCGGCCTCCCTGGCCTCGTCCGCCGTGGTGCGCGCCTGCTCGCGAGCCGTGTCCCAGGCGGCGACCGCTGTCTTCTCCGCGTCGCTGGCCGCCAGTGCGGCGCGCGCAGGATCCGCGTCGGGCGCGGTGTCGTCCAGCCAGCCCGCGCGAACGGCCTCGGAGGTCTCCTGGCCGACCTCGGTGAGGCGCTGGCGCAGGTGCCCGGCCTCGCTGCGGGCGCGCTGTGCCTCGGTCGCCGCGGCGGTGGCGTCGCGGTGGGCGGCCTCGCCCGCCGTCTGGAGCACGGCAGCGCGCTCCTCCTCCTCGTTGGCGAGCTGCTCGCCGCTCTCGGCCGCCGAGTGGAGTGCGCGGACCAGGTCGGCCGCCGCGGTGGCCCGGGCGGCCAGGGCCGGGGCGGCGTCCCGCTCGGCCTCACGGATGGCCACCGCGACCCGGGCGGACCGGTCGGCTGCCGCGCGGTGCCGCAGCACCGCCTCGGCGGCCTGCCAGGCCGAGTGGAACGTCCGCGCGTCGGCCAGCTCCCTGCGCTGCGCCGCTGCGGACTTCTCGGCGACGGTGAGCGCCAATGAGGCGTGCCGGTAGGCCAGTTCGGCGGCGATCAGCGCGCTGCGGCCGCGGGCGTCCTCGGCCTGCGTGACGGTGTGGGCGGCGGAGGTGACCTGCTGGGCGAGGTCGGACGCGCGGCCCCGCTCGTCGGCGGCGCGGGCGGAGAGCCTGCGGGCGAGGGTGCGCGTACGGCGCTCGGCCCCCGCGTGGACGTCCCTGGACCGCGAGCGCGCCGCCGCGGCGTCGACGATGCGGCCGAGCAGATCGACCGAGCCCGCGGTGAAGTCACGCTCCGCGGTGAGTTCGGCGCGGCGGCCGAGCTTGCTCCCGAAACTGCCGACGAGGTCGGCCAGTCCGTCCGTGTCCCGGGTGTCGGTGACGGCCCGCAGCAGCAGATCCGTGAAATCGGAGTCCTTCTTGACCGCGAAGAGACCGGCTGCCTCGCCCTCGTCGGCGTTCATCTCGCGCTGGTAGCGGAAGAGTTCGGGGTCGAGGCCCAGATCGCCGAGGTGTTCGTTCCAGCGGTCGTGGATCTCCTCCCAGTGGACGTCCAGATGGGGATAGAACTTGCCGGCCTCGGTGATCGCGTCGCGGAAGCCCTTCATGGTGCGGCGCCTGCCCCGCGCCCCGGAGACACCCTCCACCGGCGGCCGTACGGTGGTGGCTTCGGCGACCGGAAGGGAGTCGAGGCTCAGCCCGGGGCCGGGCCTGAACGAGTACCAGGCCTCGGCGAACTTCCGCGGGTCGTTGGAGAC
This genomic interval carries:
- a CDS encoding Zn-ribbon domain-containing OB-fold protein; this translates as MTRTRTPVVAGWFTADAGEDDFRLLGTRCSACSAVFFPREDTFCRNPGCQGGELAEVPLSKRGRVWSYTDGRYRPPAPYVSDPGVEWEPYTLVAVELEAEGMVVLGQAAPGVALTDLAVGAVVEAVPGVLNEDTDTTWTTWHWRPVRTPEARS
- a CDS encoding lipid-transfer protein; translated protein: MSGDIAVLGAGMHPWGKWGRSFVEYGTAAARTALADAGIDWQDVQSVVGADTVRCGYPGYVAGATFARALGWQGARVTSVYAACASGAQAISTARAQILAGMADVALVVGADSAPKGFFAPAGGERPDDPDWLRFRVLGATNPAYFALYARRRMAVHGDTLEDFARVKVKNAAAGVLNPSARYRRPVSLDDVAASPVVADPLRLLDICATSDGAAALVLTSMAFARRHGVADPVRIRAVSTVTPTYPRTVLDLPDIATDSSTAVAAPAESFRASIARAAYEEAGIGPEDISLAEVYDLSTALELEWYEDIGLCAPGEGAKLVREGATALGGRIPVNTSGGLASFGEAVPAQAIAQVCEVTWQLRGRAGTRQVPGARAAITANQGLFGHGSSVIAVR
- a CDS encoding GTP-binding protein translates to MAFGRSSRNQQFVEPVTLKILVAGGFGVGKTTLVGAVSEIRPLRTEETLSEAGRPVDSTDGVEQKTTTTVAMDFGRITLKEDLVLYLFGTPGQDRFWFLWDELAQGALGAVVLADTRRLEDCFAAVDYFERRSIPFTVAVNCFDDADRYPGETVRSALDLDPEVPVLMCDARERETVKEVLVAVVEHAMALASGARAHAVT
- a CDS encoding DUF742 domain-containing protein: MSDAGRPPAHHWFDDDAGPVVRPYAMTRGRTGSDGGHRLDLIALVIPEPAAEDTGRDQTLSPEHVDIVERCSTAPQSIAELAADFDLPVGVVRVLVGDLVDDELVRVTQPVPPAELPDVSILREVINGLRAL
- a CDS encoding roadblock/LC7 domain-containing protein; the encoded protein is MTVPNAAAHNAAGGPGELNWLLDELVDRVGSIRKALVLSGDGLATGTSKDLTREDGEHLAAVASGFHSLAKGVGRHFEAGKVRQTVVELDEAFLFITAAGDGSCLAVLSDADSDVGLVAYEMTLMVKRVGAHLATAPRSGLTAGG
- a CDS encoding nitrate- and nitrite sensing domain-containing protein, whose product is MRFRGKSIRRKIVALLLVPLVALTAIWTFSVYVTGRDALQLMRTGTVYKSVAHPLTASLQSVEKERSLTLRQLVDPGASDIQSELRTQRADTDAAVAQLRRGAARSDARSALGGNSERQLRTVLDGFAGLGSLRQNAGDHEVTRREAYDQYNRLCDQALDFLAGLPTLQNSGLDKEARGLVGVTRARESLSREDALLGSALTSGRLDSRDLRDISDLVTARKMYYTVSLPSLPGGASDAFNAYWSGPATIPVRTAESTAIDKNPGSSTITGSASRWSTDADRTLSHLDTLATDARKDFLGRVRPAAVGVFAKAAIAALLGIGGLLVSLVVSVRIGRELIRDLSRLRKEAHEVSGVRLPAVMRRLAAGEQVDIDTEAPRLEYAKDEVGQVGLALNTVQRAAVEAAVRQADLRRGVSDVFVNLARRNQVLLHRQLTLLDAMERRTEDTEELADLFRLDHLTTRMRRHAEGLVILSGASPSRQWRKPVQLMDVVRAAVAEVEDYERVEVRRLPRIGVGGPAVADLTHLIAELLENATVFSPPHTAVQVLGERVANGFTLEIHDRGLGIAPDALLDANLRLAETPEFELSDTDRLGLFVVSRLAQRQNVRVSLQPSPYGGTTAVIFIPVALLTDAPDTDAPDADGTAAGSGADGAGFRSDRRSAHRSGSRSGLAPVPAAGRTPVSVIDGPVELEPPVDALTFDDTADLDDEDSVPGGIFRNRAVAPAPDQHQQTPDEGAAPQSATRPAGPVGLPRRRKPGQPTLVSDHGRRVDIPEPSRTEPSRTEPRRTELPQREPRRAEPRRTELPQRRTEPRRAEPSRAETDRPQSDRPQSRPPQPQPPRTGPPVAGPGGLPRRVRQANLAPQLRGVPAVEPDAADDDDERDADEVRSRMASLQRGWQRGRRDNSAQDSAESAAVGTGPADTAPGTTSEGTGR